In one Candidatus Hydrogenedentota bacterium genomic region, the following are encoded:
- a CDS encoding nitric-oxide reductase large subunit — MNMDSSSLERLSPWWKNAVILVMILGFSVLIGLAVKSYKDAPPIPDEVVGPGGAAVFTAEDIRSGQEVFLKYGLMENGTVWGHGAYLGPDFSAKYLHQQTLDSYEFLARQKFGADWGGLTPEQQDVIQGEVARDTRINRYDAAKGVLTLTPAQAYSFEKQQEQWREFFAAPVNNFGLPTTYIADPKELRQVTTFFFWTAWACATNRPGEVFSYTNNFPYDPAVDNLPTHGAILWSALSLIALLGGTGLALFAFGRFDFLGWQEKEHRHPQLLSSTLTDGQRATLKYFAVAALLFLGQSLIGGAIAHYRAEPANFYGLDLSTLLPSNILRTWHLQLAIFWVATCFVAGGLWLASAVNRKESKGQVFGIHFLFAALVVVVVGSLLGEWLGINRLLGGFWFWLGHQGWEYLDLGRAWQVLLAVGLLVWLVLIARAVWPVRNDPEKGQIASLFLYAAVGIPLFYVPAMFFASRTNLTVVDMWRFWIIHLWVEGFFELFVTTMVALMFFLLGMVSRTTALRVVYLDAILYLGSGIIGTGHHWYWTGQSHVAMAFSAVFSALEVVPLTLLTLDAWDFISLSSRDCAECGKKVAIPHRWTFYFLMAVGFWNFLGAGVFGFLINLPIVSYFEVGTLLTPNHGHAAMMGVFGMLGVALMVFAFREASTDKEWQRIGKLVGVAFFGLNTGLLLMIVTNLFPGGVYQLYDVLANGYWHARSPEFLTNGLMHTIEWLRLPADAVFIGLGCVPLGLAGLWVYAKAWFSVQPDER, encoded by the coding sequence ATGAATATGGACTCGTCGTCTTTGGAAAGGCTGTCGCCCTGGTGGAAAAACGCCGTCATCCTCGTGATGATTCTCGGTTTCTCCGTACTCATCGGGTTGGCCGTGAAGTCGTACAAGGATGCCCCGCCCATTCCTGACGAAGTCGTGGGGCCCGGCGGAGCCGCAGTCTTCACGGCTGAAGACATTCGGTCGGGCCAGGAGGTATTCCTGAAATACGGCCTGATGGAAAACGGCACGGTCTGGGGACATGGGGCGTATCTTGGCCCGGATTTTTCGGCCAAGTATCTGCATCAACAGACGCTTGATTCTTACGAGTTTCTGGCCAGGCAGAAGTTCGGCGCCGACTGGGGGGGCTTGACGCCTGAACAACAGGACGTGATTCAGGGAGAAGTGGCCAGAGATACTCGCATCAACCGGTATGACGCTGCGAAGGGCGTCCTCACGCTAACCCCGGCCCAAGCCTACAGTTTTGAAAAGCAGCAGGAACAATGGCGTGAGTTCTTCGCTGCTCCCGTCAACAACTTCGGCCTGCCCACGACGTACATCGCGGACCCGAAGGAACTTCGCCAGGTTACAACCTTCTTCTTCTGGACGGCATGGGCCTGTGCCACCAACCGGCCAGGCGAGGTTTTCTCCTATACGAACAACTTCCCATACGACCCCGCCGTCGATAACCTTCCCACACACGGTGCGATTCTGTGGAGCGCATTGAGCCTGATTGCCCTGCTCGGCGGCACGGGTCTCGCCCTGTTCGCCTTTGGCCGCTTCGATTTCCTCGGTTGGCAGGAAAAGGAGCACCGGCATCCGCAACTGCTATCCAGCACGCTGACGGATGGCCAACGGGCGACGCTCAAGTATTTCGCGGTTGCCGCCCTGCTGTTCCTGGGACAATCGCTCATCGGCGGGGCGATAGCCCACTACCGGGCGGAACCCGCCAACTTCTATGGCCTCGACCTCTCAACGCTGTTGCCAAGCAATATTCTGCGGACCTGGCATCTGCAACTGGCCATCTTTTGGGTGGCCACGTGTTTTGTGGCGGGCGGGCTTTGGCTGGCATCGGCCGTTAACCGCAAAGAATCCAAAGGACAGGTCTTCGGCATTCACTTTCTCTTCGCGGCGCTGGTTGTCGTGGTTGTAGGAAGTCTGCTTGGGGAATGGCTTGGCATCAACCGCCTGCTGGGCGGCTTCTGGTTCTGGCTGGGGCATCAAGGCTGGGAATACCTGGACCTTGGGCGGGCCTGGCAGGTGCTGCTGGCAGTTGGGCTGCTGGTCTGGCTTGTGCTCATTGCCCGCGCCGTGTGGCCGGTAAGGAACGACCCGGAAAAGGGGCAAATCGCCTCCCTGTTCCTGTATGCCGCTGTCGGCATTCCTCTGTTCTATGTGCCGGCCATGTTCTTTGCCAGCCGCACCAACTTGACCGTTGTAGACATGTGGCGGTTCTGGATAATCCATCTTTGGGTCGAGGGGTTTTTCGAACTGTTCGTCACGACAATGGTGGCGTTGATGTTCTTTCTGCTCGGCATGGTGTCCCGCACAACGGCCCTGCGGGTCGTCTATCTGGATGCCATCTTGTACCTTGGCTCCGGGATTATCGGTACGGGCCATCACTGGTATTGGACCGGTCAGAGCCACGTTGCGATGGCGTTCTCGGCCGTTTTCTCCGCCCTGGAGGTGGTGCCATTGACGCTGTTGACACTGGATGCCTGGGACTTCATATCGCTGTCCAGCCGCGATTGCGCGGAATGTGGCAAGAAGGTGGCGATACCGCACCGATGGACCTTCTATTTCCTCATGGCAGTCGGTTTCTGGAACTTCCTGGGAGCGGGTGTATTCGGTTTTCTTATCAACCTGCCTATCGTCAGCTACTTCGAGGTGGGTACTCTGTTGACACCGAACCATGGGCATGCAGCCATGATGGGGGTGTTCGGAATGCTGGGCGTGGCGTTGATGGTGTTCGCGTTTCGCGAGGCGTCCACTGACAAAGAATGGCAGCGGATTGGTAAGCTTGTGGGTGTGGCGTTCTTCGGTCTGAACACGGGTTTGCTTCTTATGATAGTCACGAATCTCTTCCCCGGCGGGGTGTATCAGTTGTATGACGTGCTTGCAAACGGGTACTGGCATGCACGGAGTCCCGAGTTCCTGACCAATGGTCTGATGCACACCATCGAATGGCTACGGCTTCCCGCGGATGCCGTCTTTATCGGGCTTGGCTGCGTGCCCCTGGGCTTAGCAGGCCTTTGGGTCTACGCGAAGGCATGGTTTTCCGTCCAACCCGACGAAAGGTGA